One part of the Leclercia sp. LSNIH1 genome encodes these proteins:
- the uhpC gene encoding MFS transporter family glucose-6-phosphate receptor UhpC, with protein sequence MPALSAEQVTQRYRRLRPRLLLCMVTGYAAFYLTRKSLNYVLPALQLDLGLSKSDIGLIGSLFYLSYGLSKFAAGLWHDSKGQRAFMGIGLMATGVLNVLFAFGDSLPLLLFIWTLNGFFQGWGWPPCARLLTHWYSRNERGFWWGCWNTSINIGGAIIPLICAFAAHRWGWQAAMLTPGIISIVLGLWLTTQLRGTPQEEGLPTVGEWRNDPLELRQEQQSPPMGLWQMLRTTMLQNPMIWLLGASYVLVYLIRIALNDWGNIWLAESHGVNLLSANATVMLFEVSGLLGALFAGWGSDLLFSGQRAPMILLFTLGLMVSVAALWLAPVHHYALLAMCFFTVGFFVFGPQMLIGLAAVECGHKQAAGSITGFLGVFAYLGAALAGWPLSQVIERYGWSGMFSLLSIAAVLMGLLLMPLLMAGITASRSHITS encoded by the coding sequence ATGCCCGCACTGTCAGCTGAACAGGTTACACAACGCTACCGCCGGCTGCGCCCGCGACTGCTGCTCTGCATGGTCACTGGCTACGCCGCGTTTTACCTGACGCGTAAAAGCCTCAACTACGTGCTGCCCGCATTGCAGTTGGATCTGGGGTTAAGCAAGAGCGATATCGGCCTGATCGGATCGCTGTTCTACCTCAGCTACGGCCTGTCGAAATTTGCCGCCGGACTGTGGCACGACAGCAAGGGCCAGCGGGCGTTTATGGGCATCGGCCTGATGGCGACCGGCGTGCTGAACGTGCTGTTCGCCTTCGGCGACTCCCTGCCCCTGCTGCTGTTTATCTGGACGCTGAACGGCTTCTTTCAGGGATGGGGATGGCCGCCCTGCGCCAGGTTGCTCACCCACTGGTATTCGCGCAACGAGCGCGGCTTCTGGTGGGGGTGCTGGAACACCTCCATCAACATCGGCGGGGCGATTATTCCGCTGATCTGCGCCTTCGCCGCCCATCGCTGGGGCTGGCAGGCGGCGATGCTGACACCGGGGATCATCAGTATCGTGCTCGGCCTGTGGCTGACCACACAACTGCGGGGCACACCGCAGGAAGAGGGTCTGCCGACGGTCGGGGAGTGGCGCAACGATCCGCTGGAGTTGCGCCAGGAGCAGCAGAGCCCGCCGATGGGGCTGTGGCAGATGTTACGCACCACCATGCTGCAAAACCCGATGATCTGGCTGCTCGGGGCCTCCTATGTGCTGGTCTATCTGATCCGCATCGCCCTCAACGACTGGGGCAACATCTGGCTGGCGGAGAGCCACGGGGTAAACCTGCTGAGCGCCAACGCCACGGTGATGCTGTTCGAGGTGAGCGGCCTGCTGGGGGCACTCTTCGCCGGATGGGGGTCGGATCTGCTGTTCAGCGGCCAGCGGGCGCCGATGATTTTGCTGTTCACGCTGGGGCTGATGGTGTCGGTCGCCGCCCTGTGGCTGGCCCCGGTTCACCACTACGCCCTGCTGGCGATGTGCTTTTTTACGGTGGGATTTTTTGTCTTTGGTCCGCAGATGCTCATCGGCCTTGCCGCCGTGGAGTGCGGGCACAAGCAAGCAGCAGGCTCGATTACCGGTTTTCTTGGCGTGTTTGCCTATCTGGGGGCGGCGCTGGCCGGGTGGCCGCTGTCGCAGGTTATCGAACGCTACGGCTGGTCGGGAATGTTCAGTTTGCTCTCCATCGCCGCCGTACTGATGGGTTTACTCCTGATGCCGCTGCTGATGGCGGGCATCACCGCTTCTCGCAGTCACATAACGTCATAA
- a CDS encoding ABC transporter substrate-binding protein: protein MKTTLLSTLIASGIALATLTGAAQAKGRLVVYCSATNEMCEAETKAFGDKYDVKTSFIRNGSGSTLAKVDAEKKNPQADVWYGGTLDPQSQAGEMGLLQPYKSKNLEQIMEKFRDPAKVKGNLSSAVYVGILGFGVNTQRLKEKNLPVPQCWKDLTKPEYKGEIQIADPQSSGTAYTALATFVQLWGEDQAFDYLKQLNGNVSQYTKSGIAPARNAARGETAIGIGFLHDYSLEKEQGAPLELISPCEGTGYEIGGVSILKGARNEENAKLFVDWVLSKEAQELAWKQGKSYQILTNTTAETSPNSLKLDDLKLISYDMDKYGSTDVRKALINKWVSDVKMGK, encoded by the coding sequence ATGAAAACAACGCTTCTCTCTACCCTCATTGCTTCCGGGATCGCGCTGGCAACCTTAACCGGTGCCGCACAGGCCAAAGGCCGCCTGGTGGTCTACTGCAGCGCCACCAACGAAATGTGCGAGGCCGAAACCAAAGCGTTTGGCGACAAGTACGACGTCAAAACCTCGTTTATCCGCAACGGCTCCGGCAGTACGCTGGCGAAAGTGGATGCCGAGAAGAAAAACCCGCAGGCTGACGTCTGGTACGGCGGCACCCTGGACCCGCAGTCTCAGGCCGGTGAGATGGGGCTGCTGCAGCCGTACAAATCGAAAAACCTGGAGCAGATCATGGAGAAATTCCGCGATCCGGCCAAGGTGAAAGGCAACCTCTCCTCTGCGGTGTACGTGGGCATTCTGGGCTTTGGCGTCAACACCCAGCGCCTGAAAGAGAAAAACCTGCCGGTACCGCAGTGCTGGAAAGATCTGACCAAACCGGAGTACAAGGGCGAGATCCAGATTGCCGATCCGCAAAGCTCCGGCACCGCCTATACCGCGCTGGCGACCTTCGTCCAGCTGTGGGGGGAAGACCAGGCTTTCGACTACCTCAAACAGCTGAACGGCAACGTCTCCCAGTACACCAAATCGGGCATCGCCCCGGCGCGTAACGCCGCCCGCGGTGAAACGGCCATCGGCATCGGCTTCCTGCACGACTACTCGCTGGAAAAAGAGCAGGGCGCACCGCTGGAGCTGATCTCCCCGTGCGAAGGCACCGGGTATGAGATTGGCGGCGTCAGCATCCTGAAGGGGGCGCGCAACGAAGAGAACGCGAAGCTCTTCGTGGATTGGGTGCTGTCGAAAGAGGCCCAGGAGCTGGCGTGGAAGCAGGGCAAGTCCTATCAGATCCTGACCAACACCACCGCAGAGACCTCGCCGAACTCGCTGAAGCTCGATGACCTGAAGCTCATCAGCTACGACATGGATAAGTACGGATCGACGGACGTGCGTAAAGCGTTGATCAACAAGTGGGTCAGCGACGTGAAGATGGGTAAATAA